In Micromonospora cremea, the genomic window TCCGGGGCGACCAGGATGTCCTGGGCGACGATCTCGAAGGGGTCTTCGGCGGCGACGGCCGGGCTGGCGGAGGCGGCGACGAACGCGCCTGCTACGCCCAGTCCGGCGAGCCAGCGCCGGGTGGAGTGGGTGAGCATGAGGGGGGTTCCTCCATTGGGGGATTCAGGTGGAGCCTGCGGATCCTAAGGAATCGCTAAGGTTGACCGCCGTCCCGACCGCAGCCCGGATACCAAGACCAGCCGAAAGGTTGATCGGCGTCACCGCAACGTTCGATCGCTCCGCCTCCGTCATCTGAGGCAGGAGCCCCGGGAGGTGCAGTGACGTACGAGGAGTTCGCGGACACGCGACTGGCCCCGCTGCTGCGGTACGCGGTGATGCTCACCGGCGATCCGCACCAGGCGCAGGATCTGGTGCAGGAGACGATGGTCCGGGTCCAGCTCAACTGGCGGCGGGTAGCCCAGGCGGACTCACCGGAGCGCTATGTCCGGCGGATGCTCACCAACCAGTACGTCGACTGGCGGCGCGGCTCCTGGATGCGCCGGGTGCTGCTGCGCGGGGAACCCGACGAGGCGGTGCCGGCACCCGTCGACCACGCCCAGTCCGCCGTGGACCGGGACCAGATCTGGTCCTGGCTGTCCCGGCTGCCACGTCGGCAGCGGGCCACCCTGGTGCTGCGCTACTACGAGGACCTGCCCGACGCCGAGATCGCCGACATCCTCGGCTGCGCCGTCGGGACCGTACGTTCGTCCATCTCCCGCGCCCTGGCCACGCTCCGGGCCGAGTACGTGGAGGCCTGCTCATGATCGAGGACGACCTGCGCGCCGCGTTCGCCCGGCACGAGCCGTTGACGCCGCCGACCGGCCCACTGCGGGCCGCGATCGACCGGCTGGCGACCAGGCGCCGGCGACGTCGCCAACGCTGGCGGGCCGGTGGTGCCGCGCTGGCCCTGCTCGGCGTACTGGGGATCGGGGTGCCCCTGTTCACCCCGGATCGTTCCGGCCCGCCGCAGGCCGCCGAGTTGCTCGGCGAGTCGGGCCGGCCAGCGCCGACGGGCGCGGTGACCATCCTGCTGCTCGGCATCGACAGCCAGACGTCCCGCCCACCGTTGGCCGATTCGGTGCTGCTGGTGCACATCCCGGCCGACCGCAGCCGTCCCTACCTGGTCTCGCTGCCGCGTGATCTGAAGGTGCGGATCCCCGGCCGCGGAACCGACAAGTTGAACACCGCGTTCCCGTTCGGGGCCGGACTCGAGCGGCCGGACCTGACCAAGGGCTACGAGCTGACCCGGCGGACGGTGGCCGAGCTGACCGGGGCCGGGGTGGAGAGCGGCTTCGTGCTGACGTTCTCCGCGCTGCGCACGCTGACCGACGCGGTGGACGGGGTGCCGGTCTGCCTCCCCCAGGGGGTCCGATCGGTCCACACCGGGCGGCTCTTCCCGGCCGGCTGTCAGCGTCTCGACGGCGCTGCCTCGGTCGACCTGCTCCGCCAGCGACGCGGGCTGGCCCAGGGCAGTCAGGACCGGGACCACAACGCCCGGCTCTTCGCCGCCGGTCTGGTCCGCCAGGTCAGAGAACAGGGCGTGCTCACCGACCCGGTACGACTCTCCAAGCTGCTGGGCGCCATTGGCCCGGACCTCGCGGCGGCGTCCGACGGAGTCACCATGCTGGACCTGATGCGGCTCGTCCCCACACTGCGATCGGTCGACCCGGTCGGGCTCAGCCTGCCGATCAGCGAGCCGACCGGCCGGGACCAGTACCTGCACGCCGACCCGGCGCTCGCCCCGGAGTTCCTGACCGCGCTACGCGAGGATCGGCTCGGCGAATGGGCGGCCCGCCACCCGGAGCGGGTCGACCCCGCCGGCTGACGCTCCTGGGGCGCGGCGTCAGCGGTAGTCGTCGTCGTCCCCGGTGACCACCCGGGCCTGCTCCATCGCGTCCCAGTCGTCGACCTCGAGGCCGCGTTGCGGCTCCCCGTCGACGTCGGTGGGGTCGACCACCGCGGCCTGCTCGACCGCGTCGGCCGGATCCGCCTCGGGGTCACGTTCGTCCGCGGCGAGGTGGTCGCCGGGGGTGAAGTCCTCATCGGGCTGACCCATCGTTCCTCCCGGGGGCTCGGTGCACGGTTGCCACCCACCGTACGGGCTGTGCCGGTGCCGCGCGGAAGTCGAGTCGGCCGAATCACCCGTGGGCGGCGCGACCCGATGCCAGGATGGGGCCGTGGGCTTCCTCATCCGGCTGGCGATCACCGCGGTCGCGTTGTGGGTGACCACGCTGATCGTGCCCGGGGTCGACGTGCACGGCCGCACGGGTGCCAACACCGTGCTCACGCTGATCGTCGTCGCGCTGATCTTCGGCGTGATCAACGCGGTGCTCAAACCGGTGATCAAGGTGGTCGGCTGCGTGTTCTACCTGCTGACCCTGGGCCTGTTCGCGCTGGTGGTCAACGCGCTGCTGTTCCTGCTCACCGACCGGATCGCCCGCGGGCTCGACCTACCGTTCCAGGTGGACGGTTTCTGGGCGGCGTTCTGGGGAGCCATCGTGATGACCATCGTCACCTGGCTGATCAGCGTCATCGTGCCGGACCGCCTGGACAACCGGTGACCGGATCCCCGCCACGGCCCGACGGGTGGGCGAGGGCCGGGTCGGTTGTTTCGGCGCACCTCACTTGCGGGATACTGCCGGACGGAGGACAGCGCGGTCCGGCGCACCCGTGAACAACAGCGGCCAGCACGGCCGAGAGTGGTAAGTAAGGAGCGTTCGACATGCCCATCGCTTCCCCCGAGGCTTACGCGGAGATGCTGGACCGCGCCAAGGCTGGCCGGTACGCGTACCCCGCGATCAACGTGACCTCCTCCCAGACGCTGAACGCGGCGCTCAAGGGCTTCACCGACGCGGAGAGCGACGGCATCATCCAGGTCTCCACCGGTGGCGCCGAGTACCTCTCCGGCCCGTCGATCAAGGACATGGTCACCGGCGCGGTGGCGTTCGCCGCGTACGCGCACGAGGTGGCCAAGAAGTACCCGGTCAACATCGCGCTGCACACCGACCACTGCCCGAAGGACAAGCTGGACGGCTTCGTCCGGCCCCTGATGGGCATCTCGCAGGAGCGGGTGAAGCGCGGCGAGCAGCCGCTGTACCAGTCGCACATGTGGGACGGCTCGGCCGTGCCGGTGGCGGAGAACCTGCAGATCGCCTCCCAGTTGCTCGACGAGGCCGCCAAGGGCAAGATCGTCCTTGAGATCGAGGTCGGCGTCGTCGGTGGCGAGGAGGACGGCGTCGAGAACGCCATCAACGACAAGCTCTACACCACCGTCGAGGATGGCCTGGCCATGGTCGAGGCGCTCGGCCTCGGCGAGAAGGGCCGCTACATGGCGGCGCTGACCTTCGGCAACGTGCACGGCGTCTACAAGCCCGGCAACGTCAAGCTCCGCCCGGAGATCCTCAAGCAGATCCAGGACGCGGTCGGCGCGAAGTACGGCAAGGACAAGCCGCTCAGCCTGGTCTTCCACGGCGGCTCGGGTTCCCTGCTCAGCGAGATCCGCGAGGCGCTGGACTACGGCGTGGTGAAGATGAACATCGACACCGACACCCAGTACGCCTTCACCCGGCCCGTCGCCGACCACATGCTCCGCAACTACGACGGCGTGCTGAAGATCGACGGCGAGGTCGGCAACAAGAAGCAGTACGACCCGCGTACCTGGGGCAAGGCCGCCGAGGCCGGCCTGGCCGCCCGGGTCGTCGAGGCGTGCGAGCACCTGCGCTCCACCGGCACCACGATGTCCAAGTAACGACGCACACCGACGGCCGGCTCTCCTCGGGGGAGCCGGCCGTCGCCGTTTCCGCGCGACGGCCCAGCCGGTGTTGAGAAGGGGCCCTTCCTACGTTGTCAGCAGGTGGACGGCCTCGCGGACGTCGTCGGTGAGGTGGATCGTCGCCGACAGGTCGCCGAACGGGGAGGCGGCCAGCAGCGGGCGCAACAGCGCCTCCACCGGCAGCTCCCGCGTCCAGTACGCGCGGTCGAGGAAGACGTAGGCGCCGCTGACACCGTCGGTGCCGTAGTACGTCTTGGTCGCCGCCTGGAACACCTCCTGCACCGTGCCCGCCCGTCCCGGGGCGAACACGATGCCACCCCGGGCGAGCCGCAGGATGGTGTCCTCCCGGATCGCGTTCGAGAAGTACTTGGCGATCCGCCCGGCGAACAGGTTCGCCGGCTCGTGCCCGTACAGCCAGGTCGGGATGGCCAGCCCACCGGCCCGCGCCCACCCCGCGTCGGCGCCGCGCTGCCGGGGTACGCCCGCGTACCGCTGCCGGACCGTCAGCGCCACGGCGGTGTACCGCTGGTGGTCGGTGAAGTCGGGCGCGGTGGCCAGCAGGTCGATCGCCGCGGTCAGCTCCGCCGCCGGATGGTCCGCCAGGTAGGCGCCGAGGTTCGCCGCCTCCATCACCCCGGGACCGCCGCCGGTCACCACCAGCCGGTCGGCCCGGGCCAGCTCCCAACCCAGCACTGCCGCCATCCGGTACGCCGGGCTGCCGCGCCGCACCGCGTGCCCGCCCATGATGCCCACCACCGACTGCGGCCCGTGCTCGGTCAGCCAGGCCCGGGTGGCGTCGGCCAGGGCGTTGTCCACGCCGTGGTCGTGCAGCCGCTGACCGAGAGCCTCCTTGACGTCCGGCAGCGCGCCGCCGTGCGCCCGGTAGTGCTCGTACACCCGGGTGTCGTACATCCCGGCGAACCCGCCCTCGACGAACCCGGCGGCCAGTTCCTCCGCGCTGTACAGGTGCGCCGGTTGGGTCGGGTACGGCAGCCCGGAAAACGGCGGCACCACGTTCGCGCCACGCCGGACCAGGTCGGCGCCGACCTCCCGGGAGGCGAACCGGCACCCGACGAAAAGGGTGCCGGTGACCTCGACGCCGGTCAGGTCGGGGACCGGGGCGAGGTCGAGGCGGAGCCCCTGCACGGTCAGCCCGGTCAGGCGGCCGGTGGCCAGCTGCTGGTCGAACTCGTCGCGGGTCTGGACCTCGTTGGCGTGCAGGTGCGGCTCGATGACGTCCGCGGGAGGTGGGGTCGGCACCGGGTCATCCTGCCCGCCCGCCGGGA contains:
- a CDS encoding phage holin family protein, which gives rise to MGFLIRLAITAVALWVTTLIVPGVDVHGRTGANTVLTLIVVALIFGVINAVLKPVIKVVGCVFYLLTLGLFALVVNALLFLLTDRIARGLDLPFQVDGFWAAFWGAIVMTIVTWLISVIVPDRLDNR
- a CDS encoding LCP family protein, with the translated sequence MIEDDLRAAFARHEPLTPPTGPLRAAIDRLATRRRRRRQRWRAGGAALALLGVLGIGVPLFTPDRSGPPQAAELLGESGRPAPTGAVTILLLGIDSQTSRPPLADSVLLVHIPADRSRPYLVSLPRDLKVRIPGRGTDKLNTAFPFGAGLERPDLTKGYELTRRTVAELTGAGVESGFVLTFSALRTLTDAVDGVPVCLPQGVRSVHTGRLFPAGCQRLDGAASVDLLRQRRGLAQGSQDRDHNARLFAAGLVRQVREQGVLTDPVRLSKLLGAIGPDLAAASDGVTMLDLMRLVPTLRSVDPVGLSLPISEPTGRDQYLHADPALAPEFLTALREDRLGEWAARHPERVDPAG
- a CDS encoding LOG family protein, encoding MPTPPPADVIEPHLHANEVQTRDEFDQQLATGRLTGLTVQGLRLDLAPVPDLTGVEVTGTLFVGCRFASREVGADLVRRGANVVPPFSGLPYPTQPAHLYSAEELAAGFVEGGFAGMYDTRVYEHYRAHGGALPDVKEALGQRLHDHGVDNALADATRAWLTEHGPQSVVGIMGGHAVRRGSPAYRMAAVLGWELARADRLVVTGGGPGVMEAANLGAYLADHPAAELTAAIDLLATAPDFTDHQRYTAVALTVRQRYAGVPRQRGADAGWARAGGLAIPTWLYGHEPANLFAGRIAKYFSNAIREDTILRLARGGIVFAPGRAGTVQEVFQAATKTYYGTDGVSGAYVFLDRAYWTRELPVEALLRPLLAASPFGDLSATIHLTDDVREAVHLLTT
- the fbaA gene encoding class II fructose-bisphosphate aldolase, translated to MPIASPEAYAEMLDRAKAGRYAYPAINVTSSQTLNAALKGFTDAESDGIIQVSTGGAEYLSGPSIKDMVTGAVAFAAYAHEVAKKYPVNIALHTDHCPKDKLDGFVRPLMGISQERVKRGEQPLYQSHMWDGSAVPVAENLQIASQLLDEAAKGKIVLEIEVGVVGGEEDGVENAINDKLYTTVEDGLAMVEALGLGEKGRYMAALTFGNVHGVYKPGNVKLRPEILKQIQDAVGAKYGKDKPLSLVFHGGSGSLLSEIREALDYGVVKMNIDTDTQYAFTRPVADHMLRNYDGVLKIDGEVGNKKQYDPRTWGKAAEAGLAARVVEACEHLRSTGTTMSK
- a CDS encoding SigE family RNA polymerase sigma factor, whose amino-acid sequence is MTYEEFADTRLAPLLRYAVMLTGDPHQAQDLVQETMVRVQLNWRRVAQADSPERYVRRMLTNQYVDWRRGSWMRRVLLRGEPDEAVPAPVDHAQSAVDRDQIWSWLSRLPRRQRATLVLRYYEDLPDAEIADILGCAVGTVRSSISRALATLRAEYVEACS